Proteins encoded within one genomic window of Macrotis lagotis isolate mMagLag1 chromosome 3, bilby.v1.9.chrom.fasta, whole genome shotgun sequence:
- the LOC141516846 gene encoding olfactory receptor 5J3-like, whose product MHMAERNVTRIVEFVLLGFTESPHLQHVLFVFFFLIYLITVVGNLWFILLIGSSSQLHSPKYFFLSHLAFLDFCYSSVCIPKLLVNLLTDKKVISYTGCILQFALFSMFLTTECFLLAAMAYDRYVAICKPLHYQVTMTTGLCLRLVAGSYVFGCVTSLTHMGSLLTLSFCGPNIINHYFCDIPVLIQLACSEVQRNEILLLTFSGVTSVTTFVIVISSYFSILNTILKIPCPQGRYKTFSTCASHLIVVTLFYATVIFTYLCSSSAQTSDWAKILSVFYTLLLPVLNLLIYSIRNREAKEALRKMLQRKILAQ is encoded by the coding sequence ATGCATATGGCTGAGAGGAATGTCACTAGGATAGTGGAGTTTGTTCTTTTGGGTTTTACAGAAAGCCCTCACCTACAGCATGTCCTATTCGTATTCTTCTTCTTGATCTATCTGATCACTGTGGTGGGAAACCTGTGGTTCATCTTATTAATTGGTTCCAGTTCCCAGCTTCACTCCCCCAAGTATTTTTTCCTCAGCCATTTGGCCTTCTTGGATTTCTGTTATTCATCAGTCTGCATCCCTAAGTTGCTTGTGAATCTTTTAACTGACAAAAAAGTCATCTCCTACACTGGATGCATCCTTCAATTTGCCCTCTTCAGCATGTTCCTGACAACAGAATGCTTCCTTCTGGCGGCAATGGCCTATGACCGCTATGTAGCTATTTGCAAACCCCTTCACTACCAAGTGACCATGACGACTGGCCTCTGCTTGCGCTTGGTGGCTGGCTCCTATGTGTTTGGCTGTGTGACCTCACTCACCCATATGGGAAGCTTGCTCACTTTGTCTTTCTGTGGTCCCAATATCATTAATCATTACTTCTGTGATATCCCAGTGCTCATTCAGCTTGCCTGCTCTGAGGTTCAAAGGAATGAGATTTTGCTCTTAACCTTCTCTGGGGTCACCTCAGTAACCACCTTTGTGATAGTGATTAGCTCCTACTTCAGTATCTTAAACACTATTCTGAAGATTCCTTGCCCCCAAGGTAGGTATAAAACTTTCTCTACATGTGCTTCTCACTTGATAGTGGTCACTCTTTTCTATGCAACAGTGATATTTACCTATTTATGCTCCAGCTCAGCCCAAACATCAGACTGGGCCAAAATCCTATCTGTGTTTTATACTCTTTTGCTTCCAGTACTTAATCTCCTAATATATAGCATAAGAAACAGGGAAGCCAAGGAGGCCCTGAGAAAAATGCTACAAAGGAAAATACTTGCCCAATGA